One genomic region from Pempheris klunzingeri isolate RE-2024b chromosome 4, fPemKlu1.hap1, whole genome shotgun sequence encodes:
- the tlcd1 gene encoding TLC domain-containing protein 1, whose protein sequence is MDVLLPVLKSHPGPSVLVCSLLFRVVHRLLQRLPVPKVVRESEFHWWKWRNLSVSMVHSLLTGTWALTCVVVWPETLSNIHSYHTPLSYLLVCVSTGYFVQDAGDIILTGHARGSWEFLLHHALVIWCFLYSLYTQLYVAGAVIALFVEVNSVTLHLRLMLKLAGAQSTSLYRNNKFINILTYIPFRLGTQFYLTWYIIHNYSWLDHGRYFLISMMVMNVMILIYFYRLLRADFFTWRKSSVRQNGTHNNNSKKFLSD, encoded by the exons atggacgTCCTGCTTCCTGTGCTGAAGAGTCACCCAGGCCCGTCAGTGCTGGTGTGCTCTCTGCTTTTCAGGGTGGTCCACCGGTTGCTGCAAAGGCTGCCTGTGCCCAAAGTGGTGAGGGAGAGTGAGTTCCACTGGTGGAAGTGGAGGAACCTCTCTGTCTCAATGGTGCACTCCCTGCTGACTGGGACATGGGCCCTGACCTG TGTGGTGGTTTGGCCAGAGACGTTGAGCAACATCCATTCTTACCACACCCCTCTGTCCTACCTGCTCGTCTGCGTTTCAACAG GGTACTTTGTGCAAGATGCAGGTGATATCATCCTGACAGGACATGCAAGAGGATCATGGGAGTTTTTACTCCATCACGCATTG gtgaTCTGGTGTTTCCTGTACTCCCTCTACACTCAGCTGTACGTAGCCGGCGCTGTAATAGCTCTCTTTGTAGAGGTCAACAGCGTCACCCTGCACCTGAGGTTGATGCTGAAGCTGGCGGGTGCTCAGTCCACCTCGCTATACCGCAACAACAAATTCATCAACATCCTCACCTACATCCCGTTTCGTCTGGGCACCCAGTTCTACCTCACCTGGTACATCATCCACAATTACTCTTGGCTGGACCACGGTAGATACTTTCTCATCTccatgatggtgatgaatgTTATGATCCTGATTTATTTCTACCGCCTGCTCCGTGCTGACTTCTTCACATGGAGGAAGAGCTCCGTGCGACAGAACGGGACGCACAACAACAACTCCAAGAAGTTTCTCAGTGATTGA